One genomic window of Candidatus Kuenenia stuttgartiensis includes the following:
- a CDS encoding DNA adenine methylase yields the protein MKNKIAKQFLKWAGGKTQLINEIKKSLPYDITKSRFTYLEPFVGSGAVLFWILNNFPKLEKAVINDINEDLINTYRVIATKPEELISILQILQNEYHNLDSKQEERKEYYYQKRELYNTRKEEKSSQAALFIFLNRTCFNGLYRVNSKNLFNVPMGSYKKPTICDGKNILSVSNLLQKVEILCGDYEATLDKATNNSFFYFDPPYKPLSETSSFNSYAKDEFNDEEQIRLKNFCSKLNVLGHQWILSNSDVKGKNSADNFFDDLYSDFTILRVDARRSINANPEKRGSLKELLITNQ from the coding sequence ATGAAAAACAAAATAGCAAAACAATTTTTGAAATGGGCTGGTGGCAAAACGCAACTCATTAACGAAATAAAGAAGTCGTTGCCATACGATATTACTAAATCAAGATTTACTTACCTTGAGCCATTTGTAGGAAGTGGTGCTGTTTTATTTTGGATACTCAACAACTTTCCAAAGTTAGAGAAAGCGGTTATCAATGACATTAACGAAGACTTGATAAACACTTACAGAGTCATTGCCACAAAACCCGAAGAGCTTATTTCAATTCTGCAAATCCTGCAAAATGAATATCACAATCTTGACAGCAAACAAGAAGAAAGAAAAGAGTACTACTATCAGAAAAGAGAATTGTACAATACAAGAAAGGAAGAAAAAAGCAGCCAAGCTGCTTTATTTATCTTTCTGAATCGCACTTGCTTTAACGGGCTATACAGAGTAAACAGTAAGAATTTATTCAATGTACCGATGGGTAGTTATAAAAAACCTACTATCTGTGATGGTAAAAACATTTTATCTGTAAGTAATCTTTTGCAAAAAGTTGAAATCCTTTGTGGTGACTACGAAGCGACATTAGATAAAGCGACAAACAATTCATTCTTCTATTTCGATCCACCGTACAAACCATTAAGCGAAACATCAAGTTTTAACTCATACGCAAAAGACGAATTCAATGATGAAGAACAAATAAGACTGAAAAACTTTTGTTCTAAATTAAATGTACTTGGTCATCAATGGATTTTGAGCAATTCTGATGTTAAAGGAAAAAATTCTGCTGATAATTTTTTTGATGATTTGTATAGTGATTTTACGATTTTAAGAGTTGATGCCAGAAGAAGTATTAATGCTAATCCTGAAAAAAGAGGTTCCTTAAAAGAATTATTAATTACAAACCAATAA
- a CDS encoding type II restriction endonuclease, translating to MSEQFKLFLSLLSETNATLDYFTDFKKITSNINKISIKLHQLNYLIGKKDLKQAVNELYEENKGVFQVLDVLIAVRKKDKKKVINNEGKIVLLETYFESAEKILEYIKDTGLAEVFKNCKIANLVDYVFGIEVGLDTNARKNRGGDKMEKAVALIFDNAKIFHKKQVNITDFPEILSLGEDLKCFDFAIKTKRKTYLIEANFYNSTGSKLNETARSYSDVASKINQCNNFEFVWITDGQVWRSAANKLQEAFSVIPSMYNLATLHLFIEKLNKEKTVSF from the coding sequence ATGTCTGAACAATTTAAACTATTCTTATCACTACTAAGTGAAACAAATGCAACCCTTGATTATTTTACTGATTTCAAAAAAATAACTTCAAACATCAATAAAATTTCAATAAAGCTGCATCAACTAAACTACCTTATCGGTAAAAAGGATTTAAAACAAGCTGTTAATGAACTTTATGAGGAAAATAAAGGTGTTTTTCAAGTACTTGATGTATTAATCGCAGTTAGAAAAAAAGACAAAAAGAAAGTCATTAATAATGAAGGTAAAATCGTTCTTCTCGAAACCTATTTTGAATCTGCTGAGAAGATACTTGAATATATTAAAGACACTGGCTTAGCTGAAGTTTTTAAAAACTGTAAAATCGCGAACCTTGTCGATTATGTTTTTGGTATTGAAGTCGGTTTAGATACAAATGCAAGAAAAAATAGAGGCGGTGATAAGATGGAAAAAGCAGTTGCTTTGATTTTCGATAACGCAAAGATTTTCCATAAAAAGCAGGTCAACATTACTGATTTTCCTGAAATTCTAAGTTTAGGTGAAGATTTAAAATGTTTTGATTTTGCAATAAAAACCAAGAGAAAAACATATTTGATCGAAGCGAATTTTTACAATAGTACAGGTTCTAAACTTAATGAAACAGCAAGGTCATATTCTGATGTTGCATCCAAAATTAATCAATGCAATAATTTTGAATTTGTTTGGATCACCGACGGTCAGGTTTGGCGTTCAGCCGCAAACAAGCTACAAGAAGCATTCAGTGTCATTCCAAGTATGTATAATCTTGCTACACTTCATTTATTCATTGAAAAACTGAACAAAGAAAAAACTGTTTCTTTTTAA
- a CDS encoding TRM11 family SAM-dependent methyltransferase, which yields MNVGFIKHKKIKTFEPKDFSEETTTVWSFKSRGNWATHSGEYRGNWSPYIPRNVILKYSKPGETVLDFFCGVGTTAIETKLLGRKCIAIDINDTAIALAKKNVDFKVPVIEPLFQHSQHSQYKIYEPELFVGDARNLSFLKNNSIDLICAHPPYANIIHYTDSKEGDLSSLDTELFLKEMDKVAKESYRVLKPGRQCAILIGDTRKKKHVIPLGFNLINVFLNAGFKIKELVIKRQHNCKTTGFWYTNSIKFNFLLLAHEYLPIFEKPIIEADEVKEDYVEYGFLRHYQKKPKLEKKLEELETSTVWIFAEDNFEKLLNKNVIDRYTREDGYKVIDIGLDSAKTSLLSHQRKKNLLFVKSSCLDKKEYSGSDITLYLKQLKDVLQNELPYINEGGHFVVQTKDVRIGKFVEPLAKYTVDSVKFTEFVIKEIIVVTTENRKIVQKENMSDLHTSHQYLLVYKKKD from the coding sequence ATTAATGTTGGTTTTATTAAGCATAAAAAAATAAAGACTTTTGAGCCAAAAGATTTTAGCGAAGAAACCACAACAGTTTGGAGTTTTAAAAGCAGGGGTAATTGGGCAACACACAGTGGAGAGTACAGGGGCAACTGGTCTCCTTACATTCCACGTAATGTAATTCTTAAATATTCAAAACCAGGAGAAACTGTCCTGGACTTCTTTTGCGGAGTTGGTACTACTGCAATAGAAACAAAATTGTTGGGTAGAAAATGTATTGCCATTGATATTAATGATACGGCTATAGCTTTAGCGAAAAAAAATGTTGATTTTAAAGTTCCGGTAATAGAACCACTTTTCCAGCATAGCCAGCACAGCCAATATAAAATATATGAACCAGAATTGTTTGTGGGAGATGCGCGGAATCTATCATTTTTGAAAAATAATTCTATCGATCTCATTTGTGCCCATCCTCCTTATGCAAATATTATTCATTATACAGATTCCAAAGAGGGTGATTTATCCAGTCTTGATACGGAACTTTTTTTGAAAGAAATGGATAAAGTTGCTAAAGAAAGTTATAGAGTATTAAAACCAGGCAGGCAATGTGCTATTCTTATTGGAGATACGAGGAAGAAAAAGCATGTGATACCACTAGGGTTTAACCTTATAAATGTCTTTTTGAATGCAGGGTTTAAAATTAAAGAACTAGTAATAAAGCGCCAGCATAATTGCAAAACAACTGGTTTTTGGTATACAAACAGTATTAAGTTTAACTTTCTTTTATTAGCTCACGAATACCTGCCTATTTTTGAAAAACCTATTATAGAAGCAGATGAAGTTAAAGAAGATTATGTTGAATATGGTTTTTTAAGACACTATCAAAAAAAACCGAAGCTTGAGAAAAAACTGGAGGAACTTGAAACTTCAACGGTTTGGATATTTGCAGAGGATAATTTTGAAAAATTATTAAATAAAAATGTTATTGACAGATATACAAGAGAAGATGGATATAAAGTAATTGATATTGGGTTAGATTCTGCGAAAACATCGCTTCTTTCTCATCAAAGAAAGAAAAATCTATTATTTGTCAAGTCCTCCTGTTTGGATAAAAAAGAATATTCCGGTTCCGACATCACTTTGTATCTAAAACAATTAAAAGATGTTTTGCAAAATGAATTGCCGTATATAAACGAAGGTGGACATTTTGTTGTCCAGACAAAAGACGTAAGAATTGGTAAATTTGTAGAACCTTTGGCAAAGTATACTGTTGATTCAGTGAAATTTACAGAATTTGTCATTAAAGAAATTATTGTTGTTACCACCGAAAACCGAAAAATTGTTCAAAAAGAAAATATGTCAGATTTACATACCTCGCACCAGTATTTACTAGTTTACAAAAAGAAAGATTAG
- a CDS encoding HU family DNA-binding protein yields the protein MQTTTKRDLCEKIARKTDNTHMVVKKTIQMFLDEIIGELSQGNRIELRDFGVFEIRQRAARKARNPRTGEVAFVPSKNVVVFKVGKLMREKVGNSPQTQPPPQ from the coding sequence ATGCAAACAACGACAAAAAGGGATCTGTGCGAAAAGATTGCCAGGAAAACAGACAACACGCATATGGTGGTAAAAAAGACAATTCAAATGTTTTTGGATGAAATTATAGGGGAGCTTTCACAGGGTAATCGCATTGAATTGCGCGACTTCGGCGTCTTTGAAATTCGCCAGCGTGCGGCACGCAAGGCAAGAAACCCAAGAACCGGAGAAGTTGCTTTTGTACCGTCAAAAAATGTCGTTGTGTTCAAGGTTGGAAAACTCATGCGGGAAAAAGTTGGCAACTCACCACAAACACAACCCCCACCGCAATAA